A window of the Bacillota bacterium genome harbors these coding sequences:
- the cas6 gene encoding CRISPR system precrRNA processing endoribonuclease RAMP protein Cas6 has translation MLEGLRIAQYRFALEARTPIHLPAYKGGVLRGALGTILKRVSCSLRDGRCPECVLRPSCPYGVIFESGPGPDAERLRNFDQVARPFVLRPPADQRTVVDPGEDLEFTLILVGRAIEYLPYFIVVFRELGEAGIGLWKDGKRGRAFLRRVTGVNPLTNREERVFEGACGRVYNVDLVVRGEELERWSQGLPRRALGIEFLTMTRLQHESQLARTPEFHVLTRALLRRLSTLAYFYHGVAVDLDFKGIIARAGEVVTEALTIRWVNWQRYSARQKAAMDLSGLVGKVRYRGDLEEFLPLLAFGWLVHVGKNATFGLGQYRFSV, from the coding sequence GTGCTGGAGGGCCTGCGGATTGCGCAGTACCGGTTCGCGCTGGAGGCGCGCACACCCATCCACCTGCCCGCGTACAAGGGGGGCGTCCTCCGGGGAGCCCTGGGCACCATCCTCAAGAGAGTAAGCTGTTCCCTCAGAGACGGTCGCTGCCCGGAATGCGTGTTGCGGCCGTCCTGCCCTTACGGGGTGATATTCGAGAGCGGGCCGGGGCCTGACGCGGAACGCCTGCGCAACTTCGATCAGGTGGCCCGGCCCTTCGTGCTGCGGCCACCGGCAGACCAGCGCACGGTAGTCGATCCCGGAGAGGATCTGGAGTTCACCCTCATATTGGTGGGGCGCGCGATCGAGTACCTGCCTTACTTCATCGTGGTGTTCCGCGAACTGGGCGAAGCGGGTATTGGCCTTTGGAAAGACGGAAAGCGGGGCCGCGCCTTTCTGCGCCGGGTGACGGGGGTCAATCCCCTGACCAACCGGGAAGAGAGGGTTTTCGAGGGAGCCTGCGGCCGCGTCTACAACGTGGACCTGGTGGTGCGGGGGGAAGAGCTCGAGCGATGGTCACAGGGCCTGCCCCGCCGCGCCCTGGGCATCGAGTTCCTCACCATGACCAGGCTGCAACATGAGAGCCAGCTGGCGCGCACGCCCGAGTTCCACGTGCTGACGCGAGCCCTCCTGCGCAGGCTATCCACGCTGGCTTACTTCTACCACGGCGTGGCGGTCGATCTCGACTTCAAGGGGATTATCGCCCGGGCCGGGGAGGTGGTGACGGAGGCGCTGACCATCAGGTGGGTGAACTGGCAGCGGTACTCGGCCAGGCAGAAGGCGGCCATGGACCTGAGCGGGCTGGTGGGGAAGGTGCGCTATCGGGGGGATCTGGAGGAGTTCCTGCCACTTTTAGCGTTTGGCTGGTTGGTGCACGTGGGCAAGAACGCCACCTTCGGGCTGGGGCAGTACAGGTTTTCCGTTTGA
- a CDS encoding transcriptional regulator has protein sequence MQQVKERSVPPDRHVIWRLLTIHRLIKEKRYPNTRTLAEALECSRRTAERYIEKLKDLVAAQIAYDPVKRGYYYVGGAPELPPLRLSEGEAVAIFLAEKLLRQCRGTPYEKEVCGALQKLTALLPDEVTVDARDMVEWISFDVEPLRGEEQRIARVFADLDRARAEQRTVWMQYYTASRDADTEREIDPYGFHLYDGVWYVIAHCHLRGKVLIFALDRVGEYRLTDQTFRIPPDFNLRDYLSCSFRIERGEPREVVVRFAPEQARYIRGKRWHPTQELEEHGDGSLILRMRVGGLGEVKRWVLQYGAGAEVLAPPELRQMVADEAARLTSRYRDAVSGPP, from the coding sequence GTGCAGCAGGTAAAGGAGCGCAGCGTTCCGCCTGATCGCCACGTAATATGGCGGCTCCTGACGATCCACAGGTTGATCAAGGAGAAGCGTTATCCCAACACCAGAACTCTGGCCGAAGCATTGGAGTGTTCACGGCGGACGGCTGAACGGTACATAGAGAAGCTAAAGGACCTGGTGGCGGCCCAAATCGCTTACGATCCAGTGAAGCGGGGTTATTACTACGTGGGTGGCGCGCCCGAGTTGCCACCGCTGCGCCTCAGCGAAGGCGAGGCGGTGGCCATATTCCTGGCGGAAAAGCTCCTGCGCCAGTGCCGGGGCACCCCGTACGAGAAAGAAGTGTGCGGGGCGCTGCAAAAGCTGACCGCGTTGCTCCCGGACGAGGTCACCGTGGATGCACGCGACATGGTGGAGTGGATCAGCTTCGACGTGGAGCCTCTGCGGGGCGAGGAGCAACGCATAGCGCGGGTGTTCGCTGATTTGGATCGGGCCCGCGCCGAGCAGCGCACGGTGTGGATGCAGTATTACACCGCCTCGCGCGACGCCGACACGGAGCGGGAGATCGATCCCTACGGTTTCCACCTGTACGACGGGGTGTGGTACGTGATCGCGCACTGCCACCTGCGGGGCAAGGTGCTCATATTCGCCCTCGACCGTGTCGGTGAGTACCGCCTCACCGACCAAACCTTCAGGATACCGCCCGACTTCAACCTGAGGGACTACCTCTCGTGCAGCTTCCGCATCGAGCGGGGCGAACCCCGTGAGGTGGTGGTCAGGTTTGCGCCGGAACAGGCCCGCTACATCAGGGGCAAGCGCTGGCACCCGACGCAGGAGCTGGAGGAGCATGGCGACGGCTCACTGATCCTGCGGATGCGCGTGGGCGGCCTGGGTGAGGTGAAACGCTGGGTGTTGCAGTACGGCGCCGGTGCCGAGGTCCTGGCGCCGCCCGAGCTCCGCCAGATGGTGGCCGACGAGGCCGCCCGCCTCACCTCCCGCTACAGAGATGCTGTATCAGGACCTCCTTGA
- a CDS encoding type I-B CRISPR-associated protein Cas8b1/Cst1 has product MLKYTGHPLFDVGAATIGAIVGKRDLSTITVEDLEQAADFLTEQYTVDPLKTFLVVAFPNSGFTNPAYAKRLDKRLEYAQQVLRAYGRDAPRLGMKCVFTGEPAVAVVFRQHVPLITGEDIINFHPGGNPGLPVSGEALLCIQALPLGCAKCSGRLLAVHSDNPDLTYEFAEKFLRMNMSAISMARAAGSTKMPEAKARAGTLLIDTLLQLEQARVEQSRGSDYEGGQPCSLTAYHLTNSGQSNPLDPRNPPLQIYHLPLEMMSFLRTVVGAEYRHEWNDIASRAWEIPKPRKRKKGEAEPDEDGGPRRNFLYEDLLKLPDNARYFLRTYFLRTAVRWARGDESDPRCTYSLREEADLVSWKLTDLFLRKVMNVDRHRVEQIRALGDRLADYVSTQNDKGFFRNFFTLNNYGYFRAELLKADANEVRRGQPPLITFDQFIAIFEEGDEIARPDWKLARDLVLIRMVEQLHHRGWLAKNREVVPEITVEAAAEGAGSEGEEQA; this is encoded by the coding sequence ATGCTCAAGTACACCGGGCACCCTCTGTTTGATGTAGGGGCGGCGACAATTGGGGCCATTGTCGGCAAAAGAGACCTGAGCACCATCACGGTCGAAGATCTGGAGCAGGCGGCGGACTTCCTCACGGAGCAGTATACCGTGGATCCCCTCAAGACGTTCCTGGTGGTAGCCTTTCCGAACTCCGGCTTCACCAACCCGGCTTACGCGAAGCGCCTGGACAAGCGGCTCGAGTACGCCCAGCAGGTGCTCCGGGCGTACGGGCGCGATGCGCCCAGGCTGGGTATGAAGTGCGTTTTTACGGGGGAACCGGCTGTGGCGGTGGTATTCCGGCAGCACGTACCCCTCATCACCGGCGAAGACATCATCAACTTCCACCCAGGGGGGAACCCGGGCTTGCCGGTGTCAGGGGAAGCCCTGCTCTGCATCCAGGCCCTGCCCCTGGGGTGTGCCAAGTGCAGCGGACGCCTTCTCGCCGTCCACTCCGACAACCCTGACCTGACTTATGAATTCGCGGAGAAGTTTCTTCGGATGAACATGTCGGCCATCAGCATGGCGCGGGCGGCAGGTAGCACGAAGATGCCAGAGGCCAAGGCGCGAGCAGGGACCCTGCTAATCGATACCCTTCTGCAACTGGAGCAGGCGCGCGTGGAGCAGAGCAGAGGGTCGGACTATGAGGGCGGGCAGCCATGTTCTCTCACGGCTTATCACCTCACCAACAGCGGCCAGTCAAACCCGCTTGACCCGCGCAACCCGCCTCTCCAGATCTACCATCTCCCCCTGGAAATGATGTCGTTCCTGCGTACGGTGGTCGGCGCCGAGTACCGGCATGAGTGGAACGACATTGCCAGCCGGGCGTGGGAGATTCCCAAGCCCAGGAAGCGGAAGAAGGGTGAGGCTGAGCCCGACGAGGATGGGGGGCCGCGCCGCAACTTCTTGTATGAAGACCTGCTGAAACTACCCGACAACGCGCGGTATTTTCTGCGCACGTACTTCCTGCGTACGGCCGTACGATGGGCCAGGGGGGATGAAAGCGACCCGCGTTGCACTTACTCGCTGCGCGAAGAGGCTGACCTGGTATCCTGGAAGCTGACTGACCTTTTCCTGAGGAAGGTGATGAACGTGGATAGGCACCGTGTTGAGCAGATCCGTGCCCTGGGCGACCGGTTGGCGGACTACGTCAGCACGCAGAACGACAAGGGGTTCTTCCGCAATTTCTTCACGCTGAACAACTACGGCTATTTCCGGGCAGAACTGCTTAAGGCGGACGCCAACGAGGTCCGCAGGGGGCAACCCCCGTTGATCACGTTCGATCAGTTCATCGCGATCTTCGAGGAGGGTGACGAGATCGCGCGACCCGACTGGAAACTGGCCCGGGACCTGGTGCTCATCCGCATGGTGGAACAACTGCACCACCGCGGATGGTTAGCCAAGAACAGGGAGGTGGTGCCGGAGATAACTGTCGAAGCCGCAGCGGAGGGCGCGGGTTCGGAAGGCGAGGAACAGGCCTGA
- the cas7i gene encoding type I-B CRISPR-associated protein Cas7/Cst2/DevR has protein sequence MSFVTGLLLIDAPASALNNLGQIPGARTDNTVGVKVIKARDGAYPYVSAQAFRYWLRMTLQNGNFGWKAAPIFREEKVAYTDANPIEWWDDDLFGYMRAPSTKASAQKQREQDESRAMETPTRDTVTRASPFRVSTLVSIAPVTITDDFGVMARHEGDPVPHEHQFYRTTLKGLFSLDLRASGTFWYRNKTGFRNLDEERKQRAEAKGLEHLEKEKAYRLPFDERVQRVAALFEGLAQLEGGAKQTLHYTDVSPVVTIMAVTRGGNHIFGHVVGATTRGLPEIRVEALEEVLTVFADDILSPVYVGWVRGYMDEERTKLEAFADTPKGRVIRVMHPREAFGALVDDLRRPENHEWLD, from the coding sequence ATGTCCTTTGTCACCGGACTCCTGCTCATCGACGCGCCTGCGTCGGCGCTCAACAACCTGGGCCAGATCCCGGGGGCCAGAACCGACAACACCGTCGGGGTGAAAGTCATCAAGGCCAGAGACGGTGCGTATCCTTACGTTTCCGCCCAGGCGTTCCGGTACTGGCTGCGCATGACGCTGCAGAACGGGAACTTCGGCTGGAAGGCAGCTCCCATTTTCCGTGAGGAGAAGGTGGCATACACCGATGCCAACCCCATCGAGTGGTGGGACGACGACCTCTTTGGTTACATGAGGGCTCCCTCGACCAAGGCCTCTGCCCAGAAACAGCGGGAACAGGACGAGAGTCGGGCGATGGAGACCCCCACCCGTGACACGGTTACCCGGGCCTCCCCCTTCCGGGTGAGCACCCTGGTGTCCATCGCACCGGTAACCATCACCGACGACTTCGGCGTCATGGCCCGCCACGAGGGTGACCCTGTGCCGCACGAGCACCAGTTCTACCGGACTACTCTCAAGGGGCTCTTCTCCCTGGACCTGCGCGCTTCAGGCACCTTCTGGTACCGTAACAAGACGGGTTTCCGCAACCTGGATGAAGAGCGAAAGCAGAGAGCTGAGGCCAAGGGATTGGAGCACCTGGAGAAAGAAAAGGCGTATCGACTTCCCTTCGACGAGCGGGTGCAGCGGGTGGCGGCGCTGTTCGAGGGCCTCGCTCAACTCGAGGGGGGTGCCAAGCAGACCCTGCATTACACCGACGTTTCGCCCGTTGTTACCATCATGGCGGTGACCAGGGGAGGCAACCACATCTTCGGTCACGTGGTGGGAGCCACGACCAGAGGCCTTCCGGAGATCCGCGTTGAGGCCCTGGAGGAGGTACTGACGGTCTTCGCCGACGACATACTCTCTCCCGTCTACGTCGGTTGGGTGCGTGGTTACATGGACGAAGAGAGGACCAAGCTGGAGGCGTTTGCAGATACGCCGAAGGGCAGGGTGATCCGTGTGATGCATCCGCGGGAGGCATTTGGCGCGCTCGTGGATGACCTGAGGCGACCGGAGAACCACGAGTGGCTCGACTGA
- the cas5 gene encoding CRISPR-associated protein Cas5 encodes MARLKAAVALSRKVLKVVAEGITTSFRYPHFMHGVQPTFDMPPPATIYGHICSALGKWVDPAGVEFAYHFTYVRRVDEVEHTHMVAASSGKLPGTQLPKVLEGAVNPFKRAVLFGPRLVLYINRPEWEGSFRSPRYAVVLGRSQDLFTYTAITVVELVRAPRAYFEHTLAPYDLGRRIARGVAVLMPRFLDYSSGRTPHFERYVMVTRRFTSEELLQPEGSQGEMFWVDPTSPEVDGAHLGLFFHSFVDAPEERTSPAGVTLPD; translated from the coding sequence GTGGCTCGACTGAAGGCGGCGGTTGCCTTGAGCAGGAAAGTTCTGAAGGTAGTGGCGGAGGGGATCACGACTTCCTTTCGCTACCCGCATTTCATGCACGGGGTCCAGCCCACCTTCGACATGCCGCCCCCTGCCACCATTTACGGGCACATCTGCAGCGCCCTCGGAAAATGGGTTGACCCCGCTGGTGTCGAATTCGCCTACCATTTCACGTACGTGCGCCGGGTGGATGAGGTGGAGCACACGCACATGGTGGCGGCTTCAAGCGGCAAGCTCCCGGGCACACAACTCCCGAAGGTGCTGGAGGGAGCCGTCAATCCCTTCAAGCGGGCCGTGCTGTTCGGGCCGCGGCTGGTGCTGTACATCAACCGGCCGGAATGGGAGGGGTCTTTCCGGAGCCCCCGGTATGCAGTGGTCTTGGGACGTTCGCAGGACCTCTTCACGTACACGGCCATCACCGTGGTGGAACTCGTCCGGGCGCCAAGGGCTTACTTCGAACATACCCTGGCCCCCTACGACCTCGGGAGGCGTATCGCCCGGGGGGTCGCGGTGCTGATGCCGCGGTTCCTGGACTACTCCAGCGGGAGGACCCCGCACTTCGAACGATACGTGATGGTGACCCGCCGCTTCACGAGTGAGGAGTTGCTACAGCCCGAGGGATCGCAGGGCGAGATGTTCTGGGTCGACCCCACGTCGCCGGAAGTGGATGGCGCTCATCTGGGCCTGTTCTTCCATTCCTTTGTGGATGCGCCAGAGGAGCGGACCAGCCCGGCGGGGGTGACGTTGCCCGACTGA
- the cas3 gene encoding CRISPR-associated helicase Cas3', protein MTADLLWPDWLDDIWAKSPAPGQSKGESLAQHTWGVLSRLIDMLRLRPALGASQGFPGLPRCMFWACFLHDWGKAARGFQVSLRNGPRWRYRHEIVSLVFVDWIAPCLPEDERRWVAAAIASHHRDRDDIELLYPVMEDPEEDPLRVPLSELEPETLLGLHRWLVDCVPSWVERLDATGLGIDVSRVPDARAAIEAITRSGLARARRWLGEYRRLSKELDRDTGGGLPVAAIALRGHMTTSDYTASAHTGDLPAPVLGRGDICKRLELVREQMYRHQTCSLETEGSAILVAPTGSGKTESALLWAHGQAARGAGGVGRRWIVGCPRLFYMLPYQASMNAMYDRLQRSFPGQVGLEHSRSALALYRSLLDQEYSPAAAARMARWERNLAQLHYYPMRVLSPYQMLKGPFRLKGYEALLTDFLNALCVLDEIHAYEPGRLALILATVGYLARHYGTRFFVMSATLPELVAARVKEVLGECATLRATPELFARFRRHRLHLEDGDLLEEGLPEVERIAREGQSVLACCNTVRRAQLAYEMLRDRLAGVVPVVLLHGRFNGRDRLDKERTVRRCTGAKSQERRPIVLVATQVVEVSLDIDLDVLYTDPAPLEALVQRFGRINRRGKASNLAPLHVFTRPDDGQHVYHADLVRAALRVLQRSDGQAIDEEAVSDWLNQVYAGDIGASWTKEYQTSYGQFVRGPIAGLRPFQSDDALEEQFYQAFDGVEVLPAELEPEFSRLMDEEPLKATELLVPMAFGQFASLRSRGKVVDAGDRPKGWPRVVEVEYSSEQGLRIAQ, encoded by the coding sequence GTGACCGCGGATCTGCTGTGGCCCGATTGGCTCGATGACATATGGGCCAAGAGTCCCGCCCCCGGCCAGTCAAAGGGGGAGAGCCTGGCCCAGCATACCTGGGGAGTCCTGAGCCGACTCATAGACATGCTCAGGCTGAGGCCGGCGCTGGGTGCTTCGCAGGGGTTTCCCGGGCTGCCGCGGTGTATGTTCTGGGCTTGCTTCCTCCATGACTGGGGCAAGGCGGCCAGGGGCTTTCAGGTCTCGTTGCGTAATGGCCCCCGGTGGCGCTACCGTCACGAGATCGTGTCGCTGGTGTTCGTGGATTGGATCGCCCCGTGTCTGCCAGAAGATGAGAGGCGATGGGTGGCCGCCGCCATCGCCTCTCACCACCGCGACCGCGACGACATCGAGCTTCTCTATCCGGTAATGGAGGACCCGGAAGAAGACCCACTGCGGGTTCCGCTCTCGGAACTGGAGCCGGAAACGTTGCTGGGGCTGCACCGTTGGCTGGTCGATTGTGTTCCCTCCTGGGTGGAGCGCCTTGACGCGACCGGCCTGGGGATAGATGTTTCCCGAGTGCCGGATGCACGGGCAGCGATAGAAGCCATAACCCGCAGCGGGTTGGCCCGAGCCAGGCGATGGCTGGGGGAGTACCGGCGCTTGAGCAAGGAACTCGATCGCGATACGGGGGGCGGCCTGCCGGTCGCCGCCATAGCGCTGCGCGGGCATATGACGACCTCCGACTACACCGCTTCCGCCCACACCGGCGATTTGCCGGCTCCCGTCCTGGGCCGGGGCGATATCTGCAAGCGGCTTGAGCTCGTCAGGGAGCAGATGTATCGGCATCAGACCTGCAGCCTGGAAACGGAAGGCTCGGCCATCCTGGTCGCTCCTACTGGCAGCGGTAAGACCGAGTCGGCGTTGCTCTGGGCCCACGGGCAGGCGGCGCGGGGAGCAGGTGGGGTCGGCCGGCGCTGGATAGTGGGGTGTCCCCGCCTTTTCTACATGCTGCCTTACCAGGCCAGCATGAACGCCATGTACGACCGGTTGCAGAGATCCTTTCCCGGGCAGGTGGGGCTCGAGCACAGTCGCAGCGCCCTTGCCCTCTACCGCAGCCTGCTGGATCAGGAGTATTCCCCTGCGGCGGCGGCGCGCATGGCGCGCTGGGAGCGGAACCTGGCCCAACTCCATTACTACCCCATGAGGGTGTTGAGCCCGTACCAGATGTTGAAAGGTCCTTTTCGTCTCAAGGGTTATGAAGCACTGCTGACCGATTTCCTCAACGCTTTGTGCGTACTGGATGAGATCCACGCCTATGAACCCGGTCGGCTGGCGCTCATCCTGGCCACGGTCGGTTACCTCGCGCGGCACTATGGTACCCGGTTCTTCGTCATGTCGGCCACCCTGCCCGAACTCGTTGCGGCCCGGGTCAAGGAGGTGCTGGGTGAGTGCGCGACGCTGCGCGCCACGCCCGAACTGTTCGCCCGGTTCCGCAGGCACCGTCTACACCTGGAGGACGGGGACCTTCTCGAGGAGGGGTTGCCGGAAGTCGAGCGGATCGCCCGGGAAGGGCAATCGGTGCTGGCCTGCTGCAACACCGTCAGGCGCGCGCAGCTGGCCTACGAGATGCTCCGCGACAGGTTGGCAGGTGTGGTGCCAGTGGTCCTGCTGCACGGTCGGTTCAACGGACGTGACCGCCTGGACAAGGAGCGAACGGTGCGCCGTTGCACCGGTGCGAAGTCACAAGAGCGCCGTCCTATCGTGCTGGTCGCGACCCAGGTCGTGGAGGTAAGCCTCGACATCGACCTCGACGTCCTGTACACCGACCCTGCTCCTCTGGAAGCCCTGGTGCAGCGGTTCGGCCGCATCAATCGCAGGGGAAAAGCGTCCAACCTCGCGCCCCTGCACGTATTCACGCGCCCGGACGATGGCCAGCATGTCTATCACGCGGATCTGGTCAGGGCGGCGCTGCGAGTACTACAGCGCAGCGACGGGCAGGCCATCGACGAGGAGGCCGTATCGGACTGGTTGAACCAGGTGTACGCCGGGGACATCGGAGCCTCCTGGACAAAGGAGTACCAGACGAGCTACGGACAGTTCGTGCGCGGCCCGATTGCCGGGCTGAGGCCCTTCCAATCGGACGACGCCCTGGAGGAACAGTTCTACCAGGCTTTCGACGGGGTTGAGGTGCTACCAGCCGAGCTGGAACCTGAGTTCAGCAGGCTTATGGATGAAGAGCCCCTGAAAGCCACGGAGTTGCTGGTTCCCATGGCTTTCGGCCAGTTCGCTAGCCTGCGGTCACGCGGCAAGGTTGTCGACGCGGGGGACCGTCCTAAAGGATGGCCGAGGGTGGTGGAAGTCGAATACAGCAGTGAGCAGGGGTTAAGGATCGCCCAGTGA
- a CDS encoding nucleotidyltransferase domain-containing protein produces MPGTRGRSGDGTIPDGAGSDLGDARELNEQLRRLAEDYALVAREVLGDNLTSVVLFGSVARGEAGPGSDIDLLVVCRELPTGAFRRRRLVEPIGEQLRVGLRRLWERGVYTEFTEVLRSEEEAARFHPLYLNMAYEAILLYDRDGFFASLLAGLRE; encoded by the coding sequence GTGCCTGGTACCAGGGGCAGATCAGGTGACGGGACGATCCCCGACGGAGCGGGATCTGATTTGGGCGATGCCCGCGAGTTGAACGAGCAACTGCGAAGGCTGGCGGAGGACTATGCTCTGGTTGCGAGAGAGGTGCTTGGGGACAATCTGACGTCCGTTGTACTCTTCGGATCTGTGGCCCGGGGCGAGGCAGGTCCCGGCTCGGATATCGACCTGCTCGTGGTATGTCGGGAATTGCCGACAGGTGCGTTTCGGCGACGTCGTCTGGTGGAGCCGATAGGTGAGCAGCTCCGGGTGGGTCTGCGCCGACTGTGGGAGCGCGGAGTCTACACTGAGTTCACAGAAGTGCTCCGGAGCGAGGAGGAAGCCGCCCGTTTTCATCCTCTGTATCTCAATATGGCGTACGAAGCGATCTTGCTTTACGACCGGGATGGGTTTTTCGCTTCGCTGCTGGCGGGACTGCGCGAATGA
- the cas1 gene encoding CRISPR-associated endonuclease Cas1 has product MIVDQYGAFVGKKSERLVVRKDKEVLVEVPFASLEQVTIASGGVSVSSDVIRECVEQGIQINFLSGSGKPYAKITSPHLSGMVITRREQLLAYYDERGLYLARAFVEAKIRNQINVLKYFAKHRRSADAALHRRLYEAAEKMEAIRGELHDLAGSRVDDVRGQMMSIEGRGADVYWQMVGEVILGRVEFVGRERRGATDPFNSMLNYGYGILYQQASGALLLAGLEPYGGFLHADRSGKPSLVLDFVEEFRAQVVDRTIIAMITRGFEPQMEEGRLTQPTRREVADRVLERLESTERYEGEKHKVKTIIQRQARHLATFLRREGNYRPFVASW; this is encoded by the coding sequence GTGATTGTGGATCAATACGGGGCGTTCGTGGGGAAGAAGTCGGAGCGCCTGGTGGTCAGGAAGGACAAGGAGGTACTGGTGGAGGTTCCTTTCGCCAGCCTCGAGCAGGTGACCATCGCCTCGGGCGGGGTGAGCGTTTCCAGCGATGTCATCCGCGAGTGCGTGGAGCAGGGTATCCAGATCAACTTCCTCTCCGGCTCGGGGAAACCCTACGCCAAGATCACCTCGCCGCACCTTTCCGGCATGGTGATAACCCGCCGGGAGCAGCTCCTGGCCTACTACGATGAGCGGGGCCTCTACCTGGCCAGGGCCTTCGTGGAGGCGAAGATACGCAACCAGATCAACGTCCTCAAGTACTTCGCCAAGCACCGCCGGAGCGCCGACGCCGCCCTGCACCGCCGGCTTTATGAGGCGGCCGAGAAGATGGAGGCCATCAGGGGCGAACTCCACGACCTGGCTGGCAGCAGGGTGGACGACGTGCGGGGGCAGATGATGTCCATCGAGGGCCGGGGCGCGGACGTGTACTGGCAGATGGTGGGCGAGGTCATCCTGGGCAGGGTCGAGTTCGTGGGCCGGGAGCGGCGGGGTGCCACCGATCCCTTCAACTCCATGCTCAACTACGGCTACGGCATCCTGTACCAGCAGGCCTCCGGTGCCCTGCTGCTGGCCGGGCTGGAGCCATACGGGGGATTCCTGCACGCCGACCGCTCCGGCAAGCCCAGCCTGGTCCTCGACTTCGTGGAAGAGTTCCGGGCCCAGGTGGTGGACCGCACCATCATCGCCATGATCACCCGCGGTTTCGAGCCCCAGATGGAAGAGGGCCGCCTTACCCAGCCCACCCGCAGGGAGGTGGCCGACCGTGTTCTGGAGAGACTGGAGTCCACCGAGCGTTACGAGGGCGAGAAGCACAAGGTGAAGACCATCATACAGAGGCAGGCACGGCACCTGGCCACCTTCCTGCGGCGGGAGGGCAACTACCGGCCCTTCGTGGCGAGTTGGTGA
- the cas2 gene encoding CRISPR-associated endonuclease Cas2, translating to MQTLVIYDIVDDRLRTKISETCKDYGLQRIQYSAFLGDLNRNRREELQQRLKRLLGKKEGNIQIYPLCDKDVALRVEIQYKPPPPRE from the coding sequence GTGCAGACCTTGGTGATATACGACATCGTGGACGACCGGCTGCGCACAAAGATCTCGGAGACCTGCAAGGACTACGGGCTGCAGCGCATCCAGTACAGCGCTTTCCTCGGCGACCTCAACCGGAACCGGCGGGAGGAATTGCAACAGAGACTCAAGCGACTCCTGGGCAAGAAAGAAGGGAACATCCAGATCTACCCTCTCTGCGACAAGGACGTGGCGCTGCGGGTGGAGATCC